In the Hyphomicrobiales bacterium genome, one interval contains:
- a CDS encoding TcpQ domain-containing protein, translated as MHPSKRTLRLALLAGFAVLSIPAVAQEAGFGKDIPIGAAARQIVPEGFKVEIADGVDAGAKATWSGGGWRQSLAAAARSAGYAAVISGETVRIVKSAKPVATPATEAAEPSEEPKRIRRATSARQTERHVERRAPRHARVTETIIERESVETVSSSGFVIVSAKPDRGPERDGWKKYESKSSGPAPVAASFVVREGQNLRAVLEDWSGRSGWKLVWNSEYSYALNSSAQFKGTFHEAAHELLRSMAHVRPQVTATFFAGNKTLVVGNELADAAGQ; from the coding sequence ATGCATCCTTCGAAGCGAACCCTGCGGCTGGCGCTCCTCGCCGGGTTTGCAGTCCTTTCCATCCCTGCTGTCGCGCAGGAAGCCGGCTTCGGGAAAGACATCCCGATCGGCGCTGCCGCGCGCCAGATTGTGCCGGAGGGGTTCAAGGTCGAGATCGCGGACGGCGTCGACGCCGGAGCAAAAGCTACCTGGAGCGGAGGCGGCTGGCGCCAGTCGCTGGCCGCTGCGGCTCGTTCGGCTGGCTACGCCGCTGTCATCTCGGGCGAGACGGTTCGGATCGTCAAATCGGCCAAGCCGGTTGCGACGCCTGCCACTGAGGCCGCGGAGCCTTCCGAGGAGCCGAAGCGCATTCGTCGCGCGACCTCGGCCCGTCAGACGGAACGTCATGTCGAGCGCCGCGCTCCGCGCCACGCTCGCGTGACCGAGACGATCATCGAGCGCGAGTCGGTCGAGACAGTCTCTTCGTCCGGCTTCGTCATCGTGTCGGCGAAGCCCGATCGGGGGCCCGAGCGAGACGGATGGAAGAAATACGAGAGCAAGTCCTCGGGTCCGGCGCCTGTCGCTGCCTCCTTCGTTGTGCGCGAGGGTCAGAATCTGCGGGCGGTCCTTGAGGATTGGTCCGGCCGTTCCGGGTGGAAGCTCGTCTGGAACAGCGAATACAGCTACGCGCTGAACTCCAGTGCCCAGTTCAAGGGCACGTTCCATGAAGCAGCGCACGAGCTGTTGCGCTCCATGGCCCATGTCCGTCCCCAGGTCACCGCAACCTTCTTCGCCGGCAACAAGACGCTCGTGGTCGGCAATGAGCTGGCCGACGCGGCTGGCCAGTGA
- a CDS encoding Type IVB pilus formation outer membrane protein, R64 PilN family, translating to MRPNIFSRSLLLALSFSTALAGCASTETAVQTKNARDTAERLNAVAPQPMAARDVSAVRSTDQVYVGATAKLNDHGDPLPGKWESGSVTLGKARLVSFQEVAAIVTEQTGIPVAVASVGPRGGGGGVSAAPAIGAGVSAAPRDSLGAATAAIAGSGAPALQFAALESPSGDLGVSGRMRLSYTGRLSGLLDLIATNFNVNWEYKAGRIVFSRYMTRVFEVPGLPIATKLAFNMKAGSQVSGGGSGQGVGTTSTGGTDQSAETTSSFEVWKEISENLTAMVGGDGQIQVASGQGTVTVVATPSTMKRVTDYLRSVNQVLSRQVAMSVKVYSVQLKDGDNYGADINLLFQNAGKYGLRFATTGSLPAPVTAIGQVPVPGAGQNQGLGWAILDPSLNTQGSGLVQALSTRGDVSVVTSASVTTINGQPVPFQVSNTRGYLAQVAVTQSSGSGSGASTALTPGSVTTGFNLHLVPKIQKDGTILMQYAMNISELVGSQNGFETFSSNGSTIQLPNVNQRNFIQQAMLPNNATLVLAGFEQVRSSSQNSGTGHSALWPLGGQSVKTLNREILVIAITPTILEVGAASNLATVPAQPVVNR from the coding sequence ATGCGTCCCAACATCTTTTCCCGCTCGCTCCTCCTGGCGTTGAGCTTCTCGACCGCTCTGGCAGGCTGCGCCTCGACTGAGACCGCTGTTCAGACCAAGAATGCGCGTGACACGGCCGAGCGCCTGAACGCCGTTGCGCCCCAGCCGATGGCGGCTCGGGATGTTTCGGCTGTTCGGTCCACCGACCAGGTCTATGTCGGCGCTACTGCCAAGCTGAACGATCATGGCGATCCTCTCCCGGGCAAGTGGGAGAGCGGGAGCGTCACCCTCGGCAAGGCTCGTCTCGTCTCCTTCCAGGAGGTCGCTGCCATCGTGACCGAGCAGACCGGTATTCCGGTCGCTGTCGCGTCGGTCGGTCCTCGCGGCGGTGGTGGCGGTGTCTCCGCAGCGCCGGCGATCGGCGCCGGCGTGTCGGCTGCTCCGCGCGATTCCCTTGGCGCGGCCACCGCAGCAATCGCTGGCTCGGGTGCCCCGGCTCTTCAGTTCGCGGCGCTGGAATCCCCGTCGGGCGATCTCGGCGTCAGCGGCCGCATGCGCCTCTCCTACACCGGACGTCTGAGCGGTCTGCTCGATCTCATTGCGACGAACTTCAACGTCAACTGGGAATACAAGGCGGGACGGATCGTCTTCAGCCGCTACATGACTCGCGTCTTCGAGGTCCCGGGTCTGCCGATCGCCACCAAGCTCGCCTTCAACATGAAGGCCGGCAGCCAGGTTTCTGGCGGCGGCAGCGGCCAGGGCGTCGGCACGACGTCCACCGGTGGCACGGATCAGTCCGCCGAGACGACGTCCTCCTTCGAGGTCTGGAAGGAGATCAGCGAGAACCTGACGGCGATGGTTGGAGGCGACGGCCAGATCCAGGTCGCCTCTGGCCAGGGCACCGTTACCGTGGTGGCGACCCCGTCGACCATGAAGCGCGTCACCGACTATCTGCGTAGCGTCAATCAGGTGCTTTCGCGCCAGGTTGCGATGAGCGTGAAGGTCTACTCGGTTCAGCTGAAGGATGGCGACAACTACGGAGCCGACATCAACCTGCTGTTCCAGAACGCGGGCAAGTACGGTCTCCGCTTCGCCACGACTGGCTCTCTGCCGGCTCCGGTTACCGCGATCGGTCAGGTCCCCGTGCCTGGCGCCGGGCAGAACCAGGGCCTCGGTTGGGCGATTCTGGATCCTTCTCTGAATACCCAGGGCTCCGGCCTCGTTCAGGCGCTGTCCACCCGTGGTGACGTCTCCGTCGTGACCTCGGCCTCGGTGACCACCATCAACGGCCAGCCTGTGCCGTTCCAGGTGTCGAACACCCGCGGCTATCTCGCCCAGGTCGCTGTCACGCAGTCCTCGGGCTCGGGCTCGGGCGCCTCGACCGCGCTGACGCCTGGCTCGGTGACGACCGGCTTCAATCTGCATCTCGTGCCGAAGATCCAGAAGGACGGCACCATTCTGATGCAGTACGCGATGAACATCAGCGAACTCGTCGGCAGCCAGAACGGCTTCGAGACGTTCTCGTCGAACGGCAGCACGATCCAGCTGCCGAACGTGAACCAGCGCAACTTCATCCAGCAGGCCATGCTGCCGAACAATGCGACCCTCGTGCTCGCAGGCTTCGAGCAGGTGCGGTCGTCGTCGCAGAACAGCGGCACCGGCCATTCGGCGCTGTGGCCGCTCGGCGGTCAGTCGGTGAAGACGCTCAACCGCGAGATTCTCGTGATCGCGATCACGCCCACGATTCTTGAAGTGGGCGCAGCCTCCAACCTCGCCACGGTCCCTGCGCAGCCGGTGGTCAACCGCTGA
- a CDS encoding hypothetical protein (Evidence 5 : Unknown function), translating into MGHGAQQLVRCFMERALELGTGVQRVAVFAVPDELPPGTAGPILKDRPQILTLAHNEGGSDRRRTRGLALVFLPSVSLGPPIGLRRHDDEAGRRDCLDRLALDDRLGHASVARSAALDMTFRLTGRGRATNALRLLGRLRGLSGRRRNRLGRFDDPNRLARDDSGVASRTSRSGQRLAPAASAPGSFCSGVDAVRDLDLEPLRHNLARGSADRDVFPEAGFLRDSRDGKDCKPGEERQPQGSLRRMHYGIPKDTNLTVLAGLSETPQDRSRRSFKLSQELPVQSLNFRG; encoded by the coding sequence ATGGGCCATGGAGCGCAACAGCTCGTGCGCTGCTTCATGGAACGTGCCCTTGAACTGGGCACTGGAGTTCAGCGCGTAGCTGTATTCGCTGTTCCAGACGAGCTTCCACCCGGAACGGCCGGACCAATCCTCAAGGACCGCCCGCAGATTCTGACCCTCGCGCACAACGAAGGAGGCAGCGACAGGCGCCGGACCCGAGGACTTGCTCTCGTATTTCTTCCATCCGTCTCGCTCGGGCCCCCGATCGGGCTTCGCCGACACGATGACGAAGCCGGACGAAGAGACTGTCTCGACCGACTCGCGCTCGATGATCGTCTCGGTCACGCGAGCGTGGCGCGGAGCGCGGCGCTCGACATGACGTTCCGTCTGACGGGCCGAGGTCGCGCGACGAATGCGCTTCGGCTCCTCGGAAGGCTCCGCGGCCTCAGTGGCAGGCGTCGCAACCGGCTTGGCCGATTTGACGATCCGAACCGTCTCGCCCGAGATGACAGCGGCGTAGCCAGCCGAACGAGCCGCAGCGGCCAGCGACTGGCGCCAGCCGCCTCCGCTCCAGGTAGCTTTTGCTCCGGCGTCGACGCCGTCCGCGATCTCGACCTTGAACCCCTCCGGCACAATCTGGCGCGCGGCAGCGCCGATCGGGATGTCTTTCCCGAAGCCGGCTTCCTGCGCGACAGCAGGGATGGAAAGGACTGCAAACCCGGCGAGGAGCGCCAGCCGCAGGGTTCGCTTCGAAGGATGCATTACGGAATCCCCAAGGACACAAATCTAACGGTTCTTGCAGGATTGTCAGAGACGCCACAGGATCGGTCAAGGCGATCCTTCAAACTTTCGCAAGAACTACCCGTGCAGTCCTTGAATTTCCGGGGATGA
- a CDS encoding conserved hypothetical protein (Evidence 4 : Unknown function but conserved in other organisms) translates to MASEDQVHVLKLAGRTYAVGLLWNEADDVQKVAEAARAHAARLEDQDLFCVRAGVAQYGLGSRALGHSKGQASLAAHMADSRQGSWLGLFEVDGGYYLLAVRDGEILSETDQVYGDELDAKGKFEELLGHSEWGETFSPASLSFEGAQDVEISSFLTGSRPPTLQDTSKVGSALKWILVIGAGALLIAGGLIYMKIQDDFAYQEQLRRLEEQAKANLPGRNKVEEVQVPPMPWEGRFTAATYVPACSVSMKKAVLSIPGWKPKSISCVGTGNSVLLSIERQAALGSGGGTINWVRWALDRAGMKAASASPTGDNGVDVSWTMEGQLETSKPALDAPRLADARRYLQSWLEETFTQIRWSNGDRNEFFESIKFRFETPYDPSRFSTILGKVDGLTIDSITLDLGRLRYVVEGAIHEQKPLPAGKVAANRPKQ, encoded by the coding sequence ATGGCCAGTGAAGATCAGGTCCATGTTCTGAAGCTTGCCGGCCGCACCTATGCGGTTGGCCTGCTCTGGAACGAAGCCGACGACGTCCAGAAGGTCGCCGAGGCCGCGCGCGCGCATGCCGCACGGCTGGAGGACCAGGACCTGTTCTGCGTCCGCGCTGGCGTTGCTCAGTACGGTCTCGGGTCGCGGGCCCTTGGCCACTCCAAGGGGCAAGCTTCACTTGCCGCTCACATGGCGGATTCTCGCCAGGGAAGCTGGCTCGGTCTCTTCGAGGTCGATGGCGGCTACTATCTGCTCGCAGTTCGCGACGGCGAGATCCTCTCCGAGACCGACCAAGTCTATGGCGACGAGCTCGATGCCAAGGGCAAGTTCGAAGAGCTCCTCGGTCATTCCGAGTGGGGCGAAACGTTCTCGCCTGCCTCTCTCAGCTTCGAGGGCGCGCAGGACGTCGAGATCAGCTCCTTCCTGACCGGCTCGCGTCCGCCGACGCTTCAGGACACGAGCAAGGTCGGCTCGGCCCTGAAATGGATCCTCGTGATCGGTGCCGGCGCTCTGCTGATCGCCGGCGGCCTGATCTACATGAAGATCCAGGACGACTTCGCCTACCAGGAGCAGCTTCGCCGCCTCGAGGAACAGGCGAAGGCGAACCTTCCCGGCCGAAACAAGGTCGAGGAAGTCCAGGTCCCGCCGATGCCGTGGGAAGGCCGCTTCACAGCCGCCACGTACGTCCCGGCTTGCTCGGTCTCGATGAAGAAGGCCGTCCTCTCCATCCCGGGGTGGAAGCCGAAGTCGATCAGCTGCGTCGGAACCGGCAACTCGGTCCTGCTGTCGATCGAGCGACAGGCGGCGCTGGGCAGCGGCGGCGGCACCATCAACTGGGTTCGTTGGGCTCTCGACCGCGCCGGCATGAAGGCGGCCAGCGCATCCCCCACGGGCGATAACGGTGTCGACGTGAGCTGGACGATGGAAGGCCAGCTCGAAACCTCGAAGCCCGCTCTCGATGCGCCGCGCCTCGCGGATGCGCGTCGCTATCTTCAGTCCTGGCTGGAGGAGACGTTCACCCAGATCCGCTGGTCGAACGGCGATCGCAACGAGTTCTTCGAATCCATCAAGTTCCGGTTCGAGACCCCCTACGATCCTTCTCGCTTTTCCACGATCCTTGGAAAGGTTGATGGATTGACCATCGATTCGATCACCCTCGACCTCGGGCGTCTTCGCTACGTGGTCGAAGGCGCAATCCATGAACAGAAACCGCTTCCGGCAGGCAAGGTCGCCGCCAATCGGCCGAAGCAGTAA
- a CDS encoding conserved exported hypothetical protein (Evidence 4 : Unknown function but conserved in other organisms), whose translation MLKRSLITFALLGSVALPAVAQQSLPPLPSGGMPSAPIVVSPGPGQAPIGLVPLAEADAKVPGAPAPIVPQPDGGFNVQPPQAGAEDPAKRMNLRGATDYAERMQNDARERLQGLTVRDGAPNAQVAPGQGPLGTAPIASASDLEALTGIQRNISLLEAQVKEAELAVKLWGTLYNNASVKEWREEEKKAKEAAAKAAAPPQVPGLPGQLNPAMGGAPAQIINPEPVVVEVRGRTATLLIPGSGQVTVREGQTLPEGRIVKVSLSGVEIQRPTGRSVLGWGTSFPLTPQAAPPLVGNGFASPMGR comes from the coding sequence GTGCTTAAGCGTTCGCTGATCACCTTCGCCCTGCTGGGTTCTGTCGCCCTCCCGGCGGTCGCCCAGCAGTCCCTGCCGCCCCTGCCCTCCGGCGGCATGCCCAGCGCCCCCATCGTGGTTTCGCCAGGCCCGGGTCAGGCCCCCATCGGCCTGGTCCCGCTCGCCGAAGCGGATGCCAAGGTGCCCGGTGCGCCGGCACCGATCGTTCCGCAGCCGGATGGCGGCTTCAACGTTCAGCCTCCCCAGGCCGGCGCGGAAGATCCTGCCAAGCGCATGAACCTGCGCGGCGCGACCGACTATGCCGAGCGCATGCAGAATGACGCGCGCGAGCGTCTGCAGGGCCTGACGGTGCGTGATGGCGCGCCCAATGCGCAGGTTGCGCCCGGCCAGGGGCCCCTCGGCACTGCGCCGATTGCCAGCGCCTCCGATCTCGAAGCGCTCACCGGCATTCAGCGGAACATCAGCCTCCTCGAAGCGCAGGTGAAGGAAGCCGAGCTCGCGGTGAAGCTGTGGGGTACGCTCTACAACAACGCCTCGGTCAAGGAATGGCGCGAGGAGGAGAAGAAGGCGAAGGAGGCGGCCGCGAAGGCTGCTGCCCCGCCGCAGGTTCCGGGGCTTCCGGGCCAGCTCAATCCCGCCATGGGCGGGGCGCCCGCGCAGATCATCAATCCCGAGCCGGTCGTCGTCGAGGTCCGCGGTCGTACCGCGACGCTGCTGATCCCCGGCAGCGGCCAGGTGACCGTCCGCGAGGGTCAGACCCTTCCTGAAGGCCGGATCGTGAAGGTCTCGCTGTCGGGTGTCGAAATCCAGCGCCCGACGGGCCGTTCCGTTCTCGGCTGGGGTACCAGCTTCCCCCTCACTCCTCAGGCAGCTCCCCCGCTCGTCGGAAACGGCTTCGCCTCTCCGATGGGTCGCTGA
- a CDS encoding hypothetical protein (Evidence 5 : Unknown function), translated as MGCLRSNCGRSSRPQCPSARLLWGLDSRCRSASSARHLTMTSSQILRAARAELPRWARSDLFSWCEEMEIDSPDLASAILHVSLPTLANWRRDPAGEVPPRVVACAFGYEAWRGAGLGERVNFAEPTRPWFDSWLARNGIDGYGRFAKEMGYPRQRAGDWFHDGRHPEWLVQACLGLEALRLDLIPGNSRTARVVLAKV; from the coding sequence GTGGGGTGCCTGCGGAGCAATTGTGGTCGATCTTCTCGGCCGCAATGTCCGAGCGCGCGTCTGTTATGGGGCTTGGACAGCCGATGCCGCAGCGCGAGCTCCGCTCGCCACCTGACCATGACCAGCAGTCAAATCCTCAGGGCCGCCAGGGCTGAGCTGCCTCGCTGGGCGAGGTCTGACCTGTTCAGTTGGTGCGAGGAGATGGAAATCGATTCTCCAGACCTCGCATCGGCAATCCTTCATGTCTCTCTTCCGACGCTGGCGAACTGGAGGCGTGATCCTGCGGGCGAAGTCCCTCCTCGCGTCGTCGCCTGCGCTTTTGGTTACGAGGCCTGGCGCGGCGCCGGACTTGGCGAGCGTGTCAACTTTGCTGAGCCGACTCGACCTTGGTTTGATTCCTGGCTCGCAAGGAATGGAATCGACGGATACGGCCGCTTCGCCAAGGAAATGGGCTATCCGCGGCAAAGAGCCGGTGACTGGTTCCACGATGGGCGCCATCCAGAATGGCTCGTTCAGGCCTGTTTGGGGCTTGAAGCCTTGCGCCTGGACCTCATCCCCGGAAATTCAAGGACTGCACGGGTAGTTCTTGCGAAAGTTTGA